In a genomic window of Salvelinus fontinalis isolate EN_2023a chromosome 7, ASM2944872v1, whole genome shotgun sequence:
- the LOC129859528 gene encoding 1-acyl-sn-glycerol-3-phosphate acyltransferase gamma-like, whose product MGLIAYIKSLFILQLLVGFVFVVSGLIINFIQLCTCVLWPIDRQLYRKINTRLSYSLWSQLVMLLEWWSGTECTIFTDQATVDKFGKEHVIIILNHNYEIDFLCGWTMCERYGVLGASKVLAKYELLKVPLIGWTWYFLEIVFCKRKWEEDRDTVFKGLTQLKDYPEFMWFLLYCEGTRFTPKKHEISMEVAESKGLPKLKYHLLPRTKGFTTTLSCLKGTVSAVYDVTLNFRDKKVPTLLGIVSGKKYMADMNITRYPVEEIPEDEKECATWLHKLYQQKDALQEHYEKEGSFPGPAIKPPRRLWTLLNFLFWATLLLTPLLNFACGVFVSGSPLLIVVFLIFCIIASIAVRRLISVSEVNKTGSTYGKMEGKKEN is encoded by the exons ATGGGGCTGATAGCGTACATCAAGAGCCTGTTCATCCTCCAGCTGCTCGTTGGCTTTGTGTTTGTGGTCAGCGGCCTCATCATCAACTTCATCCAGCTCTGCACCTGCGTCCTATGGCCTATCGACAGGCAGCTCTACAGAAAGATCAACACCCGCCTCTCCTACTCCCTCTGGAGCC agctGGTGATGCTGCTGGAGTGGTGGTCGGGTACAGAATGCACCATATTCACGGACCAGGCCACGGTGGACAAATTTGGCAAGGAGCacgtcatcatcatcctcaaccaCAACTATGAGATCGACTTCCTCTGCGGCTGGACCATGTGTGAACGCTACGGCGTGCTTGGA GCTTCAAAGGTCTTGGCCAAGTACGAACTGCTGAAGGTGcctctgattggctggacctggtACTTCCTGGAGATTGTCTTCTGTAAGAGGaagtgggaggaggacagagacaccGTGTTCAAAGGCCTGACCCAGCTAAAGGATTACCCTGAGTTTATGTGG ttcctATTGTACTGTGAAGGCACCCGTTTCACACCGAAGAAGCATGAGATCAGTATGGAGGTAGCAGAGAGTAAAGGTCTACCAAAACTCAAATACCATCTACTGCCCAGAACCAAAGGCTTCACCACAACACTGAGCTGTCTCAAAGGCACAG TATCTGCTGTGTACGACGTGACACTAAATTTCAGAGACAAGAAGGTCCCAACACTGCTGGGAATCGTCAGTGGAAAGAAGTACATGGCGGATATGAATATCAC GCGGTACCCAGTGGAGGAAATCCCAGAGGACGAGAAGGAGTGTGCAACCTGGCTTCACAAGCTCTACCAGCAGAAG GATGCACTGCAGGAGCACTACGAGAAGGAGGGCAGTTTCCCCGGTCCCGCTATCAAGCCCCCCCGTCGGCTGTGGACGCTGCTCAACTTCCTCTTCTGGGCCACCCTGCTTCTCACCCCCCTCCTCAACTTCGCCTGTGGGGTGTTTGTCAGCGGCTCTCCCCTCCTCATCGTCGTCTTCTTGATCTTCTGCATCATCG CCTCCATAGCAGTGCGTCGCCTGATCAGTGTATCTGAGGTGAACAAAACCGGCTCTACTTACGGCAAAATGGAGGGCAAAAAGGAAAACTAG